From the genome of bacterium, one region includes:
- a CDS encoding peptidyl-prolyl cis-trans isomerase encodes MAVRTRIWAAVAVITLLAAAAGCRKGEEGEAARERVVARAGDREITAADVYRGLYPQGRPEGAEVDADAARRVVEQLLERAIILAWAGKNGLEVGDAEVDARLGLIKADYGARGFASYLKSQNLTAEAFEETVRDDLIVEAAIEAAVVEKVSVSYDDVVAYYNVHAADFEVPAEFHLKQIVTDDKGRAEEALAKLTYGATFEEVARELSISPDRHAGGDVGYTTLEALPPEVAAAVKDLPPGRTSGVIATPYGCEIVKVVSVREARRRPLAEVRPEIEDLLRTEREEELYARWLEGLRKETKVSVDDGALAEL; translated from the coding sequence GTGGCGGTTCGGACGCGGATATGGGCGGCGGTCGCCGTTATAACGTTGCTGGCGGCGGCCGCCGGCTGCCGTAAGGGCGAGGAAGGAGAAGCCGCCCGGGAGCGCGTCGTGGCGCGCGCGGGCGACCGAGAGATAACCGCCGCCGACGTTTACCGCGGCCTTTACCCCCAGGGTAGGCCCGAGGGCGCCGAGGTCGATGCCGACGCCGCGCGTCGGGTCGTAGAGCAACTGCTCGAGCGCGCGATAATACTCGCGTGGGCCGGGAAGAACGGATTGGAGGTCGGCGACGCCGAGGTCGACGCCCGCCTGGGCCTGATTAAAGCCGACTACGGCGCCCGGGGTTTCGCCTCCTACCTCAAGTCGCAGAACCTCACGGCCGAAGCGTTCGAGGAGACCGTGCGGGACGACCTCATCGTCGAGGCGGCAATCGAGGCCGCGGTGGTGGAGAAGGTCTCGGTCAGCTACGACGACGTCGTGGCCTACTACAACGTCCACGCCGCCGATTTCGAGGTGCCGGCCGAATTTCACCTCAAACAGATCGTTACGGACGATAAGGGCCGGGCCGAAGAGGCTCTCGCCAAGCTGACGTACGGCGCGACCTTCGAGGAAGTGGCCCGGGAGCTCTCGATTTCGCCGGACCGCCACGCCGGCGGCGACGTCGGCTATACCACCTTGGAGGCTCTTCCGCCGGAGGTGGCCGCGGCGGTGAAGGACCTGCCCCCGGGTCGGACCAGCGGCGTGATCGCGACGCCGTACGGTTGCGAAATCGTCAAAGTAGTAAGCGTGCGGGAAGCGAGGCGCCGCCCTTTGGCCGAGGTTCGACCCGAAATAGAAGACCTCCTCCGCACCGAGCGCGAGGAGGAGCTCTACGCGCGTTGGTTG
- a CDS encoding peptidylprolyl isomerase: MKKVLIVTATAAALAWVALTSSGCGGCGYDENKVIAAIGDKGAVTVGDFVYHYKRAVEMAPPQDKPVINTFDDAKDFLDDILISRVLELEAEELGYGDDEQLKKDVETYRSNLLRERARKKIEDTIKVTEAEILDYYNKNKEWRRVSFLVCDKKDQAEKARAELKAGKPWNDVVKKYSVFEQNKNEGGVMPEDFYYSGDNVSRAVYEAEVGKYTPVIEAETGNMWLIFRVDKKVPGQKEEYAKVKDDIRNSIKSYKVNVTTVEHVAKLRKEADIKLNREVYDAVVKGKLADAKDKYNRKGKAVSTVGGVPIYFESWFEGMPLQFGMSEEGLDEFKRKEPGEFKKMLDGRLKALEDDALLEFDAIRSGVDKEPDFVRDLNRFRAGKMVDRIYDEVFVPTIPDVTEAEVKEYFENHKDEFQDIERAEVEFVAMPKKAETDDIRAKVTAGGDFMAAAQEYAQKYYEELEKRGEAEKQPAPSELPMADFLVIPRQAESAGAGAPAGPEGGPPPLVDEFRPRVFKAKKGDVSEVFKLKDGRWAFFRYVEYYPFVQYTLEEEQYNGLAKDGAYREKLASPEIDRKCQAWFEELRGKYSIEIDDSALKMAYKKVQKL, translated from the coding sequence ATGAAAAAAGTCTTAATCGTTACGGCTACGGCGGCCGCGCTGGCCTGGGTCGCCCTGACCTCGAGCGGGTGCGGCGGCTGCGGCTACGACGAGAACAAGGTCATCGCCGCTATCGGCGACAAGGGCGCCGTTACGGTGGGCGACTTCGTCTACCACTACAAACGCGCGGTCGAGATGGCGCCGCCCCAGGACAAACCGGTGATCAACACCTTCGACGACGCCAAGGACTTCCTCGACGATATCTTAATCAGCCGCGTGCTCGAGCTGGAGGCCGAGGAACTCGGCTACGGCGACGACGAGCAATTGAAAAAAGACGTCGAGACGTACCGGTCCAACCTCCTCCGCGAACGCGCCCGCAAAAAGATCGAGGATACTATCAAGGTGACCGAGGCGGAGATTCTGGATTATTACAACAAAAATAAAGAATGGCGGCGCGTCTCGTTCCTTGTATGCGATAAGAAGGACCAGGCCGAAAAGGCGCGCGCCGAGCTCAAGGCCGGGAAACCCTGGAACGACGTCGTCAAGAAGTACTCCGTCTTCGAGCAAAATAAAAACGAAGGTGGCGTAATGCCGGAGGACTTCTACTATTCCGGCGATAACGTGAGCCGCGCCGTGTACGAGGCCGAAGTCGGGAAATACACGCCCGTCATCGAGGCGGAGACCGGCAATATGTGGTTGATCTTCCGCGTCGACAAGAAGGTCCCGGGCCAAAAGGAAGAGTACGCCAAGGTCAAGGACGACATCCGCAACTCCATAAAGAGTTACAAGGTCAACGTCACTACGGTGGAACACGTCGCGAAGTTGCGGAAGGAAGCCGATATCAAGCTTAACCGCGAAGTCTACGACGCGGTGGTGAAGGGCAAACTCGCCGACGCCAAGGATAAATATAACCGCAAGGGAAAAGCGGTTTCTACGGTAGGCGGCGTACCGATATATTTTGAGAGCTGGTTCGAGGGTATGCCCCTTCAGTTCGGGATGAGCGAAGAGGGGCTGGATGAATTCAAGCGCAAGGAGCCCGGGGAGTTTAAAAAGATGTTGGACGGCCGGCTCAAGGCGTTGGAGGACGACGCGTTGCTCGAGTTCGACGCCATCCGCTCCGGGGTGGATAAGGAGCCCGATTTCGTCCGCGACCTGAACAGGTTCCGCGCCGGCAAAATGGTGGACCGGATTTACGACGAGGTGTTCGTCCCCACCATCCCGGACGTGACCGAGGCGGAGGTCAAGGAGTACTTCGAGAACCACAAGGACGAGTTCCAGGATATCGAACGCGCCGAGGTCGAGTTCGTCGCGATGCCGAAGAAGGCCGAAACCGACGACATCCGGGCCAAAGTAACGGCGGGCGGCGATTTCATGGCCGCCGCGCAAGAATACGCCCAAAAGTACTACGAGGAGTTGGAGAAGCGGGGCGAAGCGGAGAAGCAGCCGGCGCCGTCGGAATTGCCGATGGCCGACTTTTTAGTAATACCGCGGCAAGCGGAAAGCGCCGGAGCGGGTGCGCCCGCCGGGCCCGAAGGCGGTCCGCCTCCGCTCGTGGACGAATTCCGGCCTCGCGTCTTCAAAGCCAAAAAAGGCGACGTGAGCGAGGTCTTCAAGTTGAAGGACGGCCGTTGGGCGTTCTTCAGGTACGTCGAATATTACCCGTTCGTACAGTATACGCTGGAAGAAGAGCAGTACAACGGCTTGGCGAAAGACGGCGCGTATCGCGAGAAGCTGGCCAGCCCGGAGATCGACCGCAAATGCCAGGCTTGGTTCGAGGAATTGCGCGGTAAGTATTCGATCGAAATCGACGATAGCGCCCTCAAGATGGCGTATAAGAAGGTCCAGAAGTTATAG